Proteins encoded by one window of Superficieibacter sp. HKU1:
- a CDS encoding helix-turn-helix domain-containing protein has product MTTLSKPLNEFNALDKYLSAHGTRFVCNEGEPIAAEGDQTQNYTIVIQQGIISLSRKYNDVLLGFADAPFIAGLSAGAIKNTSDYILMAEGECNGYYLPADATLALLEQGGLWREAFYWMTWQHRLLEKRDIHLVGTSNYNQIRSTLLTMAQWDDALRSRIGVINYIQRRTRVSRSVIAEVLSALRRGSYIEMHKGKLVNINRLPYDY; this is encoded by the coding sequence ATGACTACTCTGAGTAAACCGCTAAACGAATTCAACGCACTTGATAAATACCTGTCCGCTCATGGCACCCGCTTCGTGTGCAACGAAGGTGAACCTATTGCCGCTGAGGGCGATCAAACGCAAAATTACACCATCGTCATTCAGCAGGGCATCATCTCATTAAGCCGTAAATACAACGATGTTCTGCTTGGCTTTGCCGATGCGCCCTTTATTGCCGGGCTCTCTGCCGGCGCGATAAAAAATACCAGCGACTATATTTTAATGGCGGAGGGGGAATGCAATGGTTATTACCTGCCCGCAGATGCCACGCTGGCGTTGCTTGAACAGGGCGGACTGTGGCGTGAGGCATTTTACTGGATGACCTGGCAACACCGGTTACTGGAAAAACGCGATATCCATCTGGTAGGCACCAGCAACTACAATCAGATCCGCTCAACGCTATTAACAATGGCGCAATGGGACGACGCTTTACGTTCTCGCATTGGCGTGATTAATTATATTCAGCGACGCACCCGCGTCTCGCGCTCCGTCATTGCTGAGGTGCTCTCAGCGCTGCGACGCGGAAGCTACATCGAAATGCATAAAGGCAAACTGGTTAATATCAACCGTCTGCCTTATGACTATTGA
- the ampH gene encoding D-alanyl-D-alanine-carboxypeptidase/endopeptidase AmpH yields MPVTHAVQTSPDPVFASDIVDRYANHIFYGSGATGMALVVIDGNQRVFRSFGETRPGNNVRPQLDSVIRIASLSKLMTSEILVKLLDQGVVKLNDPLSKYAPPGARVPTYKGSPITLVNLATHTSALPREQPGGAAHRAVFVWPTREQRWSWLSTATLKSAPGSQAAYSNLGFDLLADALANAAGKPYPQLFEQQITRPLGMKDTTFTPSPDQCKRLMVAEKGASPCNNTLAAIGSGGVYSTPDDMMRWMQQFLSSDFYTRNTQADRMQTLIYQRSQLTRVTGMDVPGKADALGMGWVYMAPKDGRPGIIQKTGGGGGFITYMAMIPQHNIGAFVVVTRSPLTKFVNMSDGVNDLISELSGNKPLVVPAS; encoded by the coding sequence GTGCCAGTCACTCACGCCGTACAGACCTCACCCGATCCGGTTTTTGCCTCTGATATTGTCGATCGTTACGCCAACCATATTTTCTATGGCAGCGGAGCAACCGGAATGGCGCTGGTGGTTATTGATGGTAATCAGCGCGTGTTTCGCAGCTTTGGCGAGACGCGGCCGGGTAATAACGTCCGTCCTCAGCTTGACTCAGTGATCCGCATCGCATCGCTCAGCAAATTGATGACCAGTGAAATACTGGTGAAACTGCTCGATCAGGGAGTGGTAAAGCTGAACGATCCGCTAAGTAAATACGCGCCGCCTGGCGCACGGGTCCCCACCTATAAAGGCTCGCCCATTACGCTGGTTAACCTGGCGACCCATACCAGTGCGCTTCCACGTGAGCAGCCAGGCGGTGCGGCGCATCGCGCGGTTTTTGTCTGGCCGACCCGCGAGCAGCGCTGGAGCTGGCTTTCCACCGCGACACTAAAATCCGCGCCGGGCTCTCAGGCAGCCTATTCCAATCTTGGTTTTGATTTGCTGGCTGACGCGCTGGCGAACGCCGCAGGTAAACCTTATCCCCAGCTTTTCGAGCAGCAAATCACCCGCCCGCTCGGGATGAAAGATACTACCTTTACGCCGTCGCCGGATCAGTGTAAGCGTCTGATGGTCGCCGAAAAAGGGGCCAGCCCGTGTAATAACACGCTGGCAGCGATTGGCAGCGGCGGCGTATATTCCACGCCCGACGATATGATGCGCTGGATGCAGCAGTTTCTGTCTTCCGATTTCTATACCCGTAATACGCAGGCGGACAGAATGCAGACGTTGATTTATCAGCGTAGCCAGCTGACCCGCGTAACGGGAATGGATGTGCCTGGTAAGGCCGATGCGTTAGGAATGGGCTGGGTATATATGGCCCCGAAGGATGGCCGACCGGGGATCATCCAAAAAACGGGGGGTGGCGGTGGATTCATCACCTATATGGCGATGATCCCCCAGCATAATATTGGTGCCTTTGTGGTGGTCACTCGTTCGCCGTTAACAAAATTTGTGAATATGAGCGACGGCGTAAACGATCTGATAAGCGAGCTGAGCGGGAATAAGCCGCTGGTTGTGCCCGCTTCTTAA
- the sbmA gene encoding peptide antibiotic transporter SbmA — protein MFNSFFPKPGPFFLSAFLWGLAAVLFWQTEGGAWLLHLFSATADAPVSAARFWSPGYLVFYAFYAVCVGLFALFWQGYCPHRWQRWSIWGTALIIFVTWFLVEVGVAVNAWYGPFYDLVQKALSKPNSVNIEQFYHGIVTFLGIALIAVVVGVLNNFFISHYVFRWRSAMNEYYTDYWPKLRHIEGAAQRVQEDTMRFASTLEDMGVSFLNAIVTLIAFLPVLVTLSAHVPELPVIGHLHYGLVIAGIVWALLGTALLAVVGIKLPGLEFKNQRVEAAYRKELVYGEDDPTRATPPTLRELFTAVRHNYFRLYFHYMYFNIARILYLQVDNVFGLFLLFPSIVAGTVTLGLMRQILDVFGQVRESFQYLINSWPTLVELMSIYKRLRSFERELDQPDAGEAVNTYF, from the coding sequence ATGTTTAACTCTTTTTTCCCAAAACCGGGGCCATTTTTTCTCTCGGCCTTTCTTTGGGGGCTGGCAGCCGTGTTGTTCTGGCAGACGGAAGGCGGAGCCTGGCTATTGCATCTTTTTTCCGCCACGGCTGACGCTCCAGTCAGCGCCGCGCGGTTCTGGTCTCCAGGCTACCTGGTGTTTTATGCTTTCTATGCTGTCTGCGTCGGGCTTTTTGCTCTGTTCTGGCAGGGATACTGTCCGCATCGCTGGCAGCGCTGGTCCATCTGGGGGACCGCACTGATTATTTTTGTCACCTGGTTTTTGGTAGAAGTCGGCGTGGCGGTAAACGCCTGGTATGGTCCTTTTTATGATCTGGTTCAAAAAGCATTGAGCAAGCCAAATTCAGTCAACATTGAACAGTTCTACCATGGCATTGTTACCTTCCTCGGTATTGCGCTGATTGCGGTGGTGGTTGGCGTGTTGAATAATTTTTTCATTAGCCATTACGTTTTTCGCTGGCGTAGTGCAATGAACGAATACTATACGGATTACTGGCCAAAACTGCGGCATATTGAAGGAGCAGCGCAACGTGTGCAGGAAGACACCATGCGCTTTGCCTCCACGCTTGAAGACATGGGCGTCAGTTTTTTGAACGCGATAGTGACCCTCATTGCGTTTTTACCCGTGCTGGTGACGCTATCAGCGCACGTACCCGAACTGCCGGTAATTGGACATCTGCATTATGGGCTGGTGATCGCCGGGATCGTCTGGGCGTTGTTGGGTACCGCGCTGCTGGCCGTGGTCGGCATTAAACTGCCGGGGCTGGAGTTTAAAAATCAGCGTGTCGAGGCGGCGTATCGTAAGGAGCTGGTGTACGGCGAAGACGATCCGACTCGCGCCACGCCACCGACGTTGCGCGAACTGTTCACGGCGGTACGGCATAACTATTTTCGCCTTTATTTCCACTATATGTATTTTAATATCGCACGCATTTTGTACCTGCAGGTGGATAACGTTTTCGGCTTGTTCTTGCTGTTTCCGTCCATTGTTGCCGGTACAGTAACGCTGGGTTTGATGCGTCAGATCCTCGACGTCTTTGGTCAGGTTCGCGAATCCTTTCAGTACCTGATCAATTCATGGCCTACTCTGGTAGAGTTGATGTCGATTTATAAGCGTCTGCGCAGCTTTGAACGCGAACTGGATCAGCCGGACGCAGGGGAGGCTGTTAACACGTATTTTTAA
- a CDS encoding DUF1615 domain-containing protein encodes MAAPHTCSAVMTVLAALILAGCSTEKAPLKKGEKAIDVASMVRQKMPASVKNRDEWAQTLARTFESQKLAPTEENVCSVLAVAQQESNYQADPTVPGLNKIAWQEIERRAAKLHIPALLVHTALKIKSPNGKSYSDRLDTVKTEKQLSAIFDDLIDTVPLGQQLFGSFNPVHTGGPMQVSIAFAQEHTRGYPWKMEGTVRQEVFTLRGGLWFGTYHLLNYPTSYSAPLYRFADFNAGWYASRNAAFQNAVSKASGVKLALDGDLIRYGSREAGTTEQAVRKLAGRLEMSDSEIRSQLEKGDSLDFEKTDLYREVFKLAERKSGKTLPKEILPGIQLESPKITRNLTTAWFAKRVDDRRARCMAQN; translated from the coding sequence ATGGCCGCACCGCACACTTGCTCTGCCGTAATGACCGTATTAGCCGCACTGATCCTGGCCGGCTGTAGCACCGAAAAAGCGCCGCTGAAAAAAGGTGAAAAAGCTATTGATGTGGCAAGTATGGTGCGGCAAAAAATGCCGGCCAGCGTTAAAAATCGCGATGAATGGGCGCAGACTCTGGCGCGTACCTTTGAGAGTCAGAAGCTGGCCCCCACCGAAGAAAACGTCTGCTCGGTACTGGCCGTCGCACAGCAGGAATCAAACTATCAGGCCGATCCTACCGTGCCCGGGCTGAATAAAATTGCCTGGCAGGAGATCGAACGCCGGGCGGCAAAACTACATATTCCGGCGCTGCTGGTGCATACCGCGCTGAAAATAAAATCACCCAATGGTAAAAGCTACAGTGACCGGCTGGATACGGTTAAAACTGAAAAGCAGCTCAGCGCTATCTTCGACGATTTAATCGATACCGTGCCGCTCGGCCAGCAGCTTTTTGGTTCGTTTAACCCGGTCCACACCGGCGGGCCGATGCAGGTCAGCATTGCTTTCGCTCAGGAGCACACGCGCGGCTACCCGTGGAAAATGGAAGGCACCGTACGTCAGGAAGTGTTTACCCTGCGCGGAGGCCTGTGGTTTGGCACTTACCACCTGTTAAATTATCCCACCAGTTATTCCGCACCGCTCTACCGCTTCGCCGACTTTAACGCCGGTTGGTATGCCAGCCGCAACGCCGCGTTTCAGAATGCGGTCAGTAAAGCCAGCGGCGTGAAGCTGGCACTAGACGGCGATTTAATCCGCTATGGCAGCCGTGAGGCGGGCACAACGGAACAGGCGGTAAGAAAGCTGGCGGGGCGGCTTGAGATGAGCGATAGCGAGATCCGCAGCCAGCTGGAAAAGGGGGATTCGCTCGATTTCGAGAAAACCGATCTTTATCGGGAAGTGTTTAAACTGGCGGAGCGAAAAAGCGGGAAAACGTTACCGAAGGAAATATTGCCGGGTATTCAGCTGGAAAGCCCGAAGATCACGCGCAATCTCACAACCGCATGGTTCGCGAAACGCGTCGACGATCGACGGGCCAGATGCATGGCGCAGAATTAA
- a CDS encoding DUF2755 family protein codes for MTEFTFSKPMLRGKKKDRSTPGNIAYALFVLLCFWVGAQMLNLVVHAPGVYEQLMQIQDTGRPHVEMGLAVGTLFGLVPFLIGCMILGVVALLLRWRHYG; via the coding sequence ATGACAGAGTTCACCTTTTCCAAACCAATGTTGCGTGGAAAAAAGAAAGATCGGTCCACTCCAGGGAATATTGCATACGCGCTATTCGTATTGCTCTGCTTTTGGGTGGGTGCACAGATGCTTAATCTGGTGGTGCATGCGCCAGGCGTATATGAGCAGCTGATGCAAATACAGGATACCGGTCGACCGCATGTCGAAATGGGGCTGGCGGTGGGTACCCTTTTTGGGCTGGTACCCTTCCTGATAGGCTGTATGATCCTTGGCGTTGTGGCATTGCTCCTGCGGTGGCGTCACTATGGTTAA
- a CDS encoding DUF2754 domain-containing protein, whose protein sequence is MKLPAKIRRDWHYYAFAIGLIFILNGVVGLLGFEAKGWQSYAVGLVTWVIGFWLAGLIIRRRPEEETTAKQD, encoded by the coding sequence ATGAAGCTGCCTGCAAAAATTCGTCGTGACTGGCACTATTACGCGTTTGCGATTGGCCTGATCTTTATTTTGAATGGTGTTGTGGGGCTATTAGGGTTTGAGGCAAAGGGCTGGCAATCTTACGCGGTCGGGCTGGTGACCTGGGTTATCGGCTTCTGGCTGGCCGGATTAATCATTCGCCGCCGCCCCGAGGAGGAGACGACGGCGAAGCAGGATTAA
- the ddlA gene encoding D-alanine--D-alanine ligase, with the protein MAKLRVGIVFGGKSAEHEVSLQSAKNIVEAIDKTRFEVVLLGIDKQGGWHINDESHYLLNAHDPARIALAPSTTTLAHIPGKQTGQFIDAANGELSASIDVIFPIVHGTLGEDGSLQGLLRIANLPFVGSDVLSSAACMDKDITKRLLRDAGLAIAPFVTLTRANRHSVTFAEVEARFGLPLFVKPANQGSSVGVSKVTSETQYQQAVALAFEFDHKVIVEQGIEGREIECAVLGNDYPEASTCGEIVLNSEFYAYDTKYIDDGAAQVVVPATIDAAINDHIREIAIQAYQALGCSGMARVDVFLTAENKVVINEINTLPGFTNISMYPKLWQASGLSYSALITRLIELALERHRANSQLKSTINA; encoded by the coding sequence ATGGCTAAGTTGCGGGTAGGTATCGTTTTTGGTGGGAAATCGGCAGAGCATGAAGTCTCATTACAATCGGCAAAAAATATCGTCGAGGCGATTGATAAAACACGCTTTGAAGTGGTGCTTTTAGGAATTGATAAACAAGGCGGCTGGCATATTAATGATGAAAGCCACTATTTGCTGAACGCTCACGATCCCGCGCGCATCGCGCTCGCGCCCTCCACAACAACCCTCGCCCATATTCCCGGTAAACAAACGGGACAATTTATTGATGCCGCTAACGGGGAGTTGTCTGCCAGTATCGACGTTATTTTTCCCATCGTCCACGGCACGCTGGGAGAAGATGGTTCATTGCAGGGTCTGTTGCGCATCGCCAATTTGCCCTTTGTCGGCTCGGACGTATTAAGCTCCGCCGCCTGCATGGATAAAGATATCACCAAGCGCCTGCTGCGCGATGCCGGGCTGGCTATTGCGCCTTTTGTGACGCTGACCCGCGCGAATCGCCACAGCGTAACCTTTGCTGAAGTTGAGGCGCGCTTTGGCCTGCCGCTCTTTGTGAAGCCAGCGAACCAGGGATCCTCTGTCGGCGTCAGCAAAGTGACCAGCGAAACGCAGTACCAGCAGGCCGTTGCGCTGGCGTTTGAGTTCGATCATAAGGTGATTGTCGAGCAAGGCATTGAAGGGCGTGAAATCGAATGCGCCGTGCTGGGGAATGATTATCCTGAGGCCAGCACCTGTGGTGAAATTGTGTTGAACAGCGAGTTTTATGCTTACGACACTAAATATATTGATGATGGCGCTGCGCAGGTCGTGGTCCCGGCAACTATTGATGCGGCGATTAACGACCACATCCGCGAGATCGCGATTCAGGCTTATCAAGCGCTGGGATGTAGCGGCATGGCGCGGGTGGACGTTTTCCTCACCGCGGAGAACAAGGTGGTGATTAACGAAATTAACACCCTGCCCGGCTTTACCAATATCAGCATGTATCCCAAGTTGTGGCAGGCCAGCGGCCTTAGCTATTCTGCGCTAATTACCCGACTGATCGAACTGGCTCTGGAGCGTCATCGCGCCAACAGCCAGTTAAAAAGCACCATCAACGCTTAA
- a CDS encoding extensin family protein gives MKGKGLLILALLAGATWWGYRYLPSYYNPFAPLQLTDPPGRITQIKLRRLSDDACQSLLAQANKQHLITTQAVADSAGPCPLSNVVRVRNFGDVRLSSSFLASCPLALSSALFVEQQAKPLAQQLIGSPLRQIDHFGSYACRNIYHRENARLSEHATADALDVSGFRFASGKRVTVLKGWPEPETQPFLRALLSSSCHYYGNGLGPEYNAAHANHFHLGMRGYGLCR, from the coding sequence GTGAAAGGAAAAGGTTTGCTTATTTTGGCCTTGCTGGCTGGCGCTACGTGGTGGGGATATCGCTATTTACCTTCATACTACAATCCATTTGCGCCGCTTCAACTTACCGATCCTCCGGGGCGCATCACACAAATAAAATTGCGTCGACTTTCTGATGATGCATGTCAGTCATTACTGGCCCAGGCCAATAAGCAGCACCTTATTACTACTCAGGCGGTGGCGGACAGTGCCGGACCCTGTCCGTTAAGCAATGTCGTACGGGTGCGCAATTTTGGCGATGTCAGATTGAGCAGCAGTTTTCTCGCCAGTTGTCCCCTGGCGCTCAGTAGCGCACTGTTTGTTGAACAGCAGGCGAAGCCGCTTGCGCAGCAGCTTATTGGCAGCCCACTGCGGCAGATTGATCATTTTGGTAGCTATGCCTGCCGCAATATTTATCATCGTGAAAACGCCCGTCTGAGTGAGCACGCGACGGCGGATGCGCTGGATGTGAGCGGTTTTCGATTTGCCAGTGGCAAACGTGTGACGGTGTTGAAAGGCTGGCCAGAACCGGAAACACAACCGTTCCTCCGCGCACTGCTTTCCAGTAGCTGTCATTATTATGGCAACGGTCTGGGACCGGAATATAACGCTGCGCATGCCAACCATTTTCATCTTGGTATGCGTGGATATGGCCTGTGCCGGTAA
- a CDS encoding multidrug efflux MFS transporter codes for MESWKVNLISVWLGCFFTGLAISQILPFLPLYVSQLGVTSHEALSLWSGLTFSVTFLVSAIVSPMWGSLADRKGRKLMLLRASLGMAIAILLQAFATNVWQLFFLRAVMGLTSGYIPNAMALVASQVPRERSGWALSTLSTAQISGVIGGPLLGGFLADHVGLRAVFFITAILLTVSFLVTLFLIKEGVRPQVNKADRLSGKAVFATLPYPGLVISLFVTTMVIQLCNGSIGPILALFIKSMSPDSNNIAFLSGMIAAVPGVSALISAPRLGKLGDRIGTARILVATLCCAVIIFFAMSFVTSPLQLGILRFMLGFADGAMLPAVQTLLLKYCSDQVTGRIFGYNQSFMYLGNVAGPLIGASVSAVAGFRWVFLATAIVVLINLWQLIIALRRTRQKT; via the coding sequence ATGGAATCCTGGAAGGTTAATCTTATTTCGGTCTGGCTCGGCTGTTTTTTTACCGGGCTGGCGATCAGCCAAATTTTGCCCTTCCTGCCGCTTTATGTCTCACAACTTGGCGTTACCTCGCATGAGGCGCTTTCTCTGTGGTCCGGCCTGACGTTCAGCGTCACCTTCCTGGTCTCGGCTATCGTCTCCCCAATGTGGGGCAGCCTTGCTGACCGTAAAGGGCGTAAGCTAATGCTGCTGCGCGCGTCGCTGGGCATGGCCATTGCGATTTTGCTTCAGGCATTCGCCACTAACGTGTGGCAGCTCTTTTTCCTGCGTGCGGTAATGGGGCTGACATCAGGATATATTCCCAATGCGATGGCGCTGGTGGCTTCGCAGGTACCGCGTGAGCGCAGCGGCTGGGCGCTGAGTACGCTGTCGACGGCACAAATTAGCGGCGTCATTGGCGGACCGCTGCTCGGCGGATTTCTCGCGGACCATGTCGGCCTGCGCGCGGTATTTTTTATTACCGCCATCCTGCTTACGGTGAGTTTTCTGGTCACGCTTTTTCTGATCAAAGAGGGCGTCAGGCCGCAGGTAAATAAAGCCGACAGATTGAGTGGTAAAGCGGTTTTCGCCACGCTGCCTTATCCCGGGCTGGTGATTAGCCTGTTTGTCACCACCATGGTTATTCAGCTCTGTAACGGTTCCATTGGGCCTATCCTGGCGCTGTTTATTAAATCAATGAGTCCGGACAGCAATAATATTGCTTTTTTAAGCGGGATGATTGCTGCGGTGCCCGGTGTCTCCGCGCTTATCTCCGCGCCCCGGCTCGGCAAGCTTGGCGACCGTATTGGTACCGCGCGTATTCTGGTCGCGACCTTATGTTGCGCAGTGATCATATTTTTCGCCATGTCGTTCGTTACCTCGCCGCTACAGCTTGGGATCCTGCGTTTTATGCTCGGTTTTGCCGATGGCGCGATGCTGCCCGCAGTGCAGACGCTGCTGCTGAAATATTGCAGCGATCAGGTGACAGGGCGTATTTTTGGCTACAACCAGTCCTTTATGTATCTCGGCAACGTGGCAGGGCCGCTGATTGGCGCTTCCGTTTCCGCCGTTGCCGGGTTTCGCTGGGTATTCCTTGCTACGGCCATTGTGGTATTGATTAACTTGTGGCAACTGATTATCGCACTGCGTCGCACCCGGCAGAAAACCTGA
- the iraP gene encoding anti-adapter protein IraP, with translation MKNLIAELLVKLGEKEEESKELLAQVEALEIVVTSLVRHMAEDEQQKLIHSIESAMDGASPEAPVSDGDSELLRQYVKKLLRHPRSK, from the coding sequence ATGAAAAATCTTATTGCGGAATTACTGGTCAAACTGGGGGAAAAGGAAGAAGAATCAAAGGAACTGTTGGCGCAGGTTGAAGCGCTTGAAATTGTTGTTACCTCGCTGGTGCGTCATATGGCCGAAGATGAGCAACAAAAACTTATTCACAGTATTGAGTCCGCCATGGACGGTGCCAGCCCGGAGGCACCCGTTTCCGACGGCGATAGCGAGCTTCTGCGGCAATATGTAAAAAAGCTGCTACGACATCCCCGCTCTAAATAG
- the psiF gene encoding phosphate starvation-inducible protein PsiF, whose product MKIIFLVTLVFGMVILSTVGAAEKTLTPQQQRMATCNQQASDKTLRGDERKHFMSECLKGGKAQDEKGLTPQQLKMRDCSSQATQQSLKGEDRSKFMSGCLKKQA is encoded by the coding sequence ATGAAAATAATATTTCTGGTTACCCTGGTCTTTGGCATGGTTATCCTTTCCACGGTAGGCGCGGCTGAAAAGACGCTTACTCCTCAACAACAGCGGATGGCAACCTGTAACCAGCAGGCGTCAGATAAAACGTTGAGAGGGGACGAGCGTAAGCATTTTATGAGCGAGTGCCTGAAAGGTGGAAAAGCACAAGATGAAAAAGGACTCACCCCGCAGCAGTTAAAAATGCGCGATTGCAGTTCACAGGCGACCCAGCAGTCGCTTAAAGGTGAAGATCGCAGCAAATTTATGAGCGGCTGCCTGAAAAAACAGGCGTAA
- the proC gene encoding pyrroline-5-carboxylate reductase, translating into MEKKIGFIGCGNMGKAILGGLIASGQVQPEKIWVYTPSPEKVAALHEQYGVNGAHSAQEVAQAADIVFSAVKPAITVKTLNDIASSFNKDSVVISIAAGVTLAQLATALGHDRKIIRAMPNTPSLVNAGMTSLTPNALVNDNETQEALTIFRSFGEAEVVAEAIIHPVVGVSGSAPAYVFMFIEAMADAAVQGGMPRAQAYKFAAQAVMGSAKMVLETGKHPGELKDMVCSPGGTTIEAVRVLEERGFRAAVIEAMASCMQKSEQLSRS; encoded by the coding sequence ATGGAGAAAAAAATTGGGTTTATCGGCTGCGGAAATATGGGTAAAGCGATCCTCGGTGGACTTATCGCCAGCGGCCAGGTACAGCCAGAAAAAATTTGGGTCTATACCCCTTCACCGGAAAAAGTGGCTGCGCTGCACGAGCAGTATGGCGTAAACGGGGCGCACAGCGCACAGGAAGTGGCGCAGGCAGCGGATATCGTTTTCAGCGCGGTGAAGCCTGCCATCACGGTTAAAACGCTGAATGACATCGCCTCCAGCTTCAATAAAGACTCGGTGGTGATTTCCATTGCAGCGGGCGTGACGCTGGCACAACTGGCGACCGCGCTGGGTCACGACCGCAAAATTATTCGTGCCATGCCGAACACGCCGTCGCTGGTTAACGCCGGAATGACGTCACTGACGCCCAACGCACTGGTTAACGATAACGAAACCCAGGAAGCACTGACGATTTTTCGCAGCTTCGGCGAAGCGGAAGTCGTCGCCGAAGCTATTATTCACCCGGTTGTCGGGGTGAGCGGCTCGGCACCAGCGTATGTGTTTATGTTTATAGAGGCGATGGCTGACGCTGCCGTCCAGGGCGGTATGCCGCGCGCGCAGGCCTATAAGTTTGCGGCCCAGGCGGTGATGGGCTCGGCAAAAATGGTGCTGGAAACCGGGAAGCACCCGGGCGAGCTGAAGGATATGGTGTGTTCGCCCGGAGGGACGACCATTGAAGCGGTACGCGTACTGGAAGAGCGCGGTTTTCGTGCGGCGGTGATCGAAGCGATGGCCAGCTGTATGCAGAAATCAGAACAGCTTAGCCGCTCCTGA
- a CDS encoding YaiI/YqxD family protein, which produces MAIWVDADACPNVIKDILFRAAERTQTTLTLVANQTLRTPPSRVIRTLRVESGFDVADNEIVRLCAAGDLVITADIPLAAEVLAKGGAALNPRGERYTEATIRERLTMRDFMDTLRASGIQTGGPDSLSQRDRQRFAAELDKWLLQQKK; this is translated from the coding sequence ATGGCTATTTGGGTTGATGCGGACGCCTGTCCGAATGTCATAAAAGACATTTTATTCCGCGCTGCCGAGCGCACGCAGACCACGCTTACGCTGGTGGCCAATCAGACGCTGCGCACGCCGCCGTCACGCGTGATCCGCACGCTGCGCGTCGAAAGCGGTTTCGACGTAGCCGATAACGAAATTGTCCGTCTGTGCGCGGCGGGCGATCTGGTGATCACCGCCGATATTCCGCTGGCGGCCGAAGTGCTGGCTAAAGGGGGTGCGGCATTAAATCCGCGCGGTGAACGTTATACAGAGGCCACTATCCGTGAAAGGCTGACGATGCGTGATTTTATGGACACCTTACGCGCCAGCGGGATCCAGACCGGCGGTCCGGATAGCCTGTCGCAACGTGACCGCCAGCGTTTTGCTGCCGAGCTGGATAAATGGCTTCTCCAGCAGAAGAAATAA
- the aroL gene encoding shikimate kinase AroL, which yields MTQPVFFIGPRGCGKTTVGQALAQEQNWHFVDTDHWLQERAQMNVAGIVAKEGWEGFRARETQALQAVAAPSTVIATGGGMVLAEVNRRFMRETGQVIYLRAPVAVLAARLEAFPQEGQRPALTAKPLGEEIRDVLAEREALYCEAAHYIVDAAQPPERIIADVLAALSLSASDSLRLYS from the coding sequence ATGACGCAACCCGTTTTCTTCATTGGCCCACGCGGCTGCGGTAAAACCACCGTTGGTCAGGCGCTGGCACAAGAGCAAAACTGGCATTTTGTTGATACCGACCACTGGCTTCAGGAGCGGGCGCAAATGAACGTCGCAGGGATCGTGGCGAAAGAAGGGTGGGAAGGATTTCGCGCTCGCGAAACACAGGCGCTGCAAGCGGTGGCTGCGCCGTCCACGGTAATCGCTACCGGGGGCGGAATGGTGCTGGCAGAGGTTAATCGCCGCTTTATGCGCGAGACCGGGCAGGTCATTTATCTGCGCGCGCCGGTTGCGGTTCTGGCGGCTCGTCTCGAAGCCTTTCCGCAAGAAGGGCAGCGCCCGGCGTTAACGGCGAAACCGCTCGGGGAAGAAATCCGTGACGTGCTGGCGGAACGTGAAGCGCTTTACTGTGAGGCGGCCCACTATATTGTTGATGCCGCGCAGCCGCCTGAACGTATTATTGCCGATGTGCTGGCGGCGCTAAGCTTGTCCGCGTCTGACAGCCTGCGTCTATACTCATAG
- a CDS encoding YaiA family protein, which produces MPTNPPYPRKARIEVVEKGTDHPKVTWYQLRADHPEPDSLISEHNTEQEALDAKRRYEDPDKS; this is translated from the coding sequence ATGCCGACAAACCCTCCCTATCCGCGTAAGGCCCGTATTGAGGTGGTTGAAAAAGGGACCGACCATCCAAAGGTGACCTGGTATCAGCTGCGAGCGGATCATCCGGAACCGGACTCTCTGATAAGCGAGCACAATACTGAACAGGAAGCGCTGGATGCCAAACGGCGCTATGAAGATCCGGATAAGAGCTGA